CCTCCTCGTTCGTTCTAAGAACCCACCCGATCCCTGTTCGCAGGACGATGCGAACCCGCAACGGCGCTTTTGCGGCGCTATGAAGCGTAGCGAGCACATGGTCGATCTGGTCGCCTTCGACGCCAAACAAAGTGATCTCCGTATGCCCCTGCCTCGCAGCATAGGCGAGCAGTTTGTCGCAATCTGTTGTGGATTGGCCCGGATCATGAACGAGTTCGATCGCCCTCTCTGCGTGCAATTCCTGCAACCTCGACAGCATCGACGTCGAATCCAGATCGCCGACCACGGCGGCAGGTATCAGGCCCAATCGCACGAGCCGGTCGGCCCCGCCGTCCGCCGCGTACACCTCGTCGGCAGACCGCGCCCAA
The genomic region above belongs to Candidatus Nitrosymbiomonas proteolyticus and contains:
- a CDS encoding thiamine diphosphokinase; translation: MARVLGVLAGGDAADAALLVWARSADEVYAADGGADRLVRLGLIPAAVVGDLDSTSMLSRLQELHAERAIELVHDPGQSTTDCDKLLAYAARQGHTEITLFGVEGDQIDHVLATLHSAAKAPLRVRIVLRTGIGWVLRTNEEVEVPSRCERRVSMLPLADPTAATLAGVRWPLDSAKLSPTGLSSISNRASGELVSASVLQGAALLTVEFPAEELPQW